A stretch of Deltaproteobacteria bacterium DNA encodes these proteins:
- a CDS encoding response regulator transcription factor, whose amino-acid sequence AEKLFVSVKTIESHYANIKNKLDLKNSHELIQYAVKWCLAEKIQ is encoded by the coding sequence TTGCGGAAAAACTTTTTGTGAGTGTGAAGACCATTGAATCTCATTATGCCAATATTAAAAACAAACTCGATTTGAAAAATTCTCATGAACTGATTCAGTATGCCGTCAAATGGTGTCTTGCTGAGAAAATCCAATAA